A section of the Chryseobacterium ginsenosidimutans genome encodes:
- a CDS encoding ATP-grasp domain-containing protein, whose amino-acid sequence MAKKVGILFGMEDTFPWAFIDKVNELGGGEIIAEAVNIDKLEQGADYGYAVIIDRISQDVPFYRAYLKNAALNGTYVINNPFWWSADEKFFNNALMSKLGIPLPKTVLLPSHERPTDTSETSFRNLKFPHDWEYIFDYVGFPAYMKPHDGGGWKSVYRVENPEDLWNKLSETEQLVMMVQEEIVFDDYYRVYCLGKKYVHIMPYEPRNAHHLRYATTHQTQGDELKKLLKTIHDYTIKMNEALGYDFNTVEFAIRDGIPYAIDFCNPAPDADRNSVGEENFAWIVEHSAKLAIEKAKEYVPGKPNISWGTFVKDSVKSAK is encoded by the coding sequence ATGGCAAAAAAAGTAGGAATTCTATTCGGTATGGAAGATACATTTCCTTGGGCTTTTATCGATAAAGTAAATGAATTGGGAGGCGGCGAAATCATTGCTGAAGCAGTAAATATCGACAAATTGGAGCAAGGTGCAGATTATGGTTATGCCGTGATTATCGACAGAATTTCGCAAGATGTTCCTTTTTACAGAGCTTATCTGAAAAACGCAGCATTAAATGGGACCTATGTTATCAATAATCCGTTTTGGTGGAGTGCAGACGAAAAATTTTTCAACAATGCATTAATGTCAAAACTGGGAATTCCCCTTCCGAAAACCGTTTTACTTCCATCACATGAGAGACCAACAGATACTTCAGAAACATCATTCAGAAATTTAAAATTCCCTCATGATTGGGAATATATTTTCGACTATGTTGGCTTCCCTGCTTACATGAAACCTCACGATGGTGGTGGCTGGAAAAGTGTCTACAGAGTGGAGAATCCAGAAGATCTTTGGAACAAACTGAGTGAAACTGAGCAGCTGGTAATGATGGTACAGGAAGAAATCGTTTTTGATGATTATTACAGAGTCTATTGCCTGGGTAAAAAGTACGTTCATATTATGCCTTATGAGCCTAGAAATGCACATCATTTAAGATATGCAACCACTCATCAGACTCAAGGTGATGAATTGAAAAAATTATTAAAAACAATTCACGATTACACCATTAAAATGAATGAAGCTCTCGGATATGATTTCAACACGGTAGAATTTGCCATCAGAGACGGAATTCCTTATGCGATCGATTTCTGCAATCCGGCTCCGGATGCCGACAGAAATTCTGTAGGTGAAGAAAACTTCGCATGGATTGTAGAACACTCTGCAAAATTAGCGATAGAAAAAGCAAAAGAATATGTTCCAGGAAAACCAAATATCTCTTGGGGAACTTTTGTAAAAGATTCTGTAAAATCTGCAAAATAA
- a CDS encoding alpha/beta hydrolase-fold protein: MPQIEHTDFYSHILGMSLKIEVTGHYGHPIIMFPTSQGQYTQNHDFHLNGSINWFIEQGKVKLYNIQTIDAWSFYDDNISPQQRIKNYERYVQFLIQEFVPYIQKIHKVHRVAFAGASFGGYHAANFAFRFPDVVSHLFCLSGAFSIRNFMDGYSDELVYFNCPREFVKNDEAWKYKHMHIVLSTSDQDICKDKNVEMAEILGSKGIDFWYDERKWINHDWPLWRMVFPTFIGAFFS; encoded by the coding sequence ATGCCGCAAATAGAGCATACAGATTTTTACTCACACATTTTAGGAATGAGCCTTAAAATAGAAGTTACAGGACATTATGGTCACCCGATCATCATGTTTCCGACTTCACAAGGTCAATATACCCAAAACCACGATTTTCATTTGAATGGAAGTATCAATTGGTTTATAGAACAGGGGAAAGTAAAACTTTATAATATTCAGACAATTGATGCATGGAGTTTTTATGATGATAACATTTCTCCGCAACAGAGGATTAAAAATTATGAAAGATATGTTCAGTTTTTGATTCAGGAGTTTGTACCTTATATTCAAAAGATTCATAAAGTACATCGTGTTGCCTTTGCAGGAGCGAGTTTCGGAGGTTATCATGCGGCGAATTTTGCCTTTAGATTTCCTGATGTAGTTTCGCATCTATTTTGTCTTTCCGGAGCTTTCAGTATTAGAAATTTTATGGACGGATATTCTGATGAGCTGGTTTATTTTAACTGTCCCAGAGAATTTGTAAAAAACGACGAAGCTTGGAAATACAAGCATATGCACATCGTTTTAAGTACATCCGATCAGGATATCTGTAAAGATAAAAACGTTGAGATGGCAGAAATTTTAGGATCAAAAGGAATTGATTTCTGGTATGACGAAAGAAAATGGATCAATCACGACTGGCCACTTTGGAGAATGGTTTTCCCCACATTTATAGGAGCTTTCTTTTCTTAA
- a CDS encoding ATP-grasp domain-containing protein, with product MEEKTIVCISCYYKGYDFMDEMKRLGNKIILVTSENLKEKNWPWHAIDEVFYMPEIKPSVWNLDHLIQGFSHLMQTRKVDAVIALDDYDVEKAALIRETFRIPGMGQTTHRYFRDKLAMRQKAKDSGINVPEFTAVFNNDEVNRFVDKVPAPWVLKPRSEASASGIKKLTSKDDLWDALNALGEERHLFLLESFKPGDVYHVDSLTFNKDIVFTSASKYLAPPMQVSHEGGVFRTKTLGRYSDEFKALDEANAKVLSNFGLMNGATHTEFIRSKDDGKYYFLETSSRVGGAHIPDLVEASSNINIWREWAKIEDALLKGKNYEVSKPTGYYSGLIVALIKDKEPDYNEFECEEVVKFLPIDYHIGIVYKSNDSTIVQERLDRAAEKIHAEMLNILPPKGKPTS from the coding sequence ATGGAGGAGAAAACAATAGTATGTATTTCGTGCTATTACAAGGGTTATGATTTCATGGACGAAATGAAAAGGCTCGGTAATAAAATAATCTTGGTAACATCAGAAAATCTTAAAGAAAAGAACTGGCCGTGGCATGCTATTGACGAGGTATTTTATATGCCTGAAATAAAACCGTCGGTGTGGAATCTTGATCATCTAATTCAGGGATTTTCACATCTGATGCAGACCAGAAAAGTAGATGCCGTAATTGCATTGGATGATTATGACGTAGAAAAAGCAGCTCTCATAAGAGAAACCTTTCGGATTCCCGGAATGGGACAAACGACGCACCGTTATTTCAGAGACAAACTGGCAATGAGACAAAAAGCAAAAGATTCAGGAATTAATGTTCCTGAATTTACGGCTGTATTTAATAATGATGAGGTTAATCGTTTCGTTGATAAAGTTCCTGCTCCATGGGTTTTAAAACCCCGTTCAGAAGCTTCCGCTTCAGGTATAAAAAAACTAACCTCCAAAGATGATCTTTGGGACGCATTGAATGCGCTTGGAGAAGAACGTCATTTATTTCTCTTAGAAAGTTTCAAACCGGGCGATGTTTACCATGTTGACAGTTTAACATTTAATAAAGATATTGTTTTCACTTCTGCTTCAAAATACCTTGCACCTCCGATGCAGGTTTCCCATGAAGGCGGTGTTTTCAGAACAAAAACGTTAGGAAGATATTCGGACGAATTTAAAGCTCTTGATGAAGCCAACGCAAAAGTTCTTTCCAATTTCGGATTAATGAACGGCGCAACCCACACAGAATTTATCCGAAGTAAAGATGACGGAAAATATTATTTTCTTGAAACTTCCTCAAGGGTTGGCGGAGCACATATTCCCGATTTGGTGGAAGCTTCAAGCAATATTAATATCTGGAGAGAGTGGGCAAAGATTGAAGATGCTTTATTAAAAGGTAAAAACTATGAAGTTTCAAAACCTACAGGATATTATTCCGGACTAATCGTGGCTTTAATTAAAGATAAAGAACCTGATTATAATGAATTTGAATGCGAGGAAGTGGTGAAATTTTTACCTATTGATTATCATATCGGAATTGTTTATAAATCAAACGATTCTACGATTGTTCAGGAAAGATTAGACAGGGCAGCAGAAAAAATCCATGCAGAAATGCTCAATATTCTTCCACCAAAAGGTAAACCTACTTCATAA
- a CDS encoding M17 family metallopeptidase, whose protein sequence is MKLINKKNKNYTQVFHLFTEEEWTKTSKNFNKNLSNFFTGKKHEIFVNAHEEGITYFIGLGKSTFQNFEIQQVANKFSQSQKKNLQAVPTLILADFMTEKQFEEFVKGLLIGTYNYPFEKTHPFWNAKFELHFENTSQKKLDHISQRALALSNGQITCQDWLNKPANLKKPDTFSLYLKNLSKKYDLKYTSFNRKKCEELGLGAYLSVNQGSAYDAAFTILEYKTTAKNAKTFGLVGKCVLFDTGGISLKNPDNMHYMKSDMGGATAVLGTLIYAAEMQLPVNIVAILPITDNAISENAFLPSDVITAYNGKTIEVLNTDAEGRMVLADGLSYMAKNFKTDYLIDLATLTGSSVRMFGDTCGAMFSNNEELKNILIKTGDKTNQRLWNLPLWDVWKDDIQSDVADLKNISMKPIGDCIVAAKFLEQFIENHPKWAHLDIAGVAFGSVGYAKEKAATGFGVQLLADLIENYH, encoded by the coding sequence ATGAAGTTAATCAACAAGAAGAATAAAAATTACACCCAAGTCTTTCATTTGTTCACTGAAGAAGAATGGACGAAAACAAGTAAAAATTTCAATAAAAACCTTTCTAATTTTTTCACAGGAAAAAAACATGAAATCTTTGTAAATGCTCATGAAGAAGGGATTACTTACTTTATTGGCTTAGGAAAATCTACATTTCAAAATTTTGAAATTCAACAGGTTGCCAATAAATTCTCTCAAAGCCAAAAGAAGAATCTGCAGGCGGTTCCTACTTTGATTTTAGCAGATTTCATGACTGAAAAACAGTTTGAAGAATTTGTAAAAGGTCTCTTAATAGGAACTTACAATTATCCTTTCGAAAAAACACATCCTTTCTGGAATGCAAAATTTGAGCTTCATTTTGAAAATACCAGTCAGAAAAAGCTAGACCATATCAGCCAACGGGCTTTAGCTTTAAGCAATGGTCAAATTACCTGTCAGGATTGGCTTAATAAACCCGCTAATCTTAAAAAACCAGATACTTTCAGTTTATATCTTAAAAATTTATCGAAGAAATACGACTTAAAATACACCTCTTTTAACAGAAAAAAATGCGAAGAACTTGGTTTGGGAGCTTATCTTTCCGTTAATCAAGGGAGTGCTTATGATGCTGCTTTTACGATTTTGGAATATAAAACTACCGCTAAAAATGCCAAAACCTTCGGATTGGTTGGAAAATGCGTTTTGTTCGACACAGGTGGAATTTCCCTGAAAAATCCTGACAATATGCATTATATGAAATCTGATATGGGTGGTGCAACAGCAGTTTTAGGAACATTAATCTATGCTGCAGAAATGCAGCTACCTGTAAATATTGTTGCTATTTTACCAATTACCGACAACGCAATTTCTGAAAACGCCTTTCTTCCAAGCGATGTGATTACGGCTTATAACGGAAAAACTATAGAAGTTTTAAATACTGATGCAGAAGGCAGGATGGTTTTGGCAGACGGACTTTCTTACATGGCTAAAAACTTTAAAACAGACTACCTGATTGATCTTGCTACCTTAACGGGGAGCTCGGTGAGAATGTTTGGTGATACTTGTGGAGCGATGTTTTCGAACAATGAAGAATTAAAAAACATTTTAATAAAAACCGGAGACAAAACCAACCAGAGATTGTGGAATTTACCACTTTGGGATGTCTGGAAAGATGATATTCAGTCTGATGTGGCAGACTTAAAAAACATTTCTATGAAACCGATCGGAGACTGCATTGTTGCAGCAAAGTTTCTTGAACAATTTATCGAAAACCATCCTAAATGGGCACATCTGGATATTGCAGGTGTAGCTTTCGGAAGTGTTGGCTATGCTAAAGAAAAAGCGGCAACTGGCTTTGGAGTGCAATTATTGGCAGATTTAATCGAAAATTATCACTAA
- a CDS encoding alpha/beta hydrolase: MRFELYSEESDDRPIFITGNFNNWDPKDSIYQLTKLDPQHYFIEIEDAVLPDITEYKFTKGGWENVELDKYGNITPNRKVSKSVKKVFDIIEKWRLNWGPFKKEYFPIAEIISEEFYIPQLERYRKVWALLPYDYYVSNKSYPVLYLQDAQNLFNEGSGYGNWEIDKKLSILAEYGRGDVIVIAIEHGSEERIKEYIFDNDNIANGSEGKKYIRFITDTLKPFVDEHYRTKRDRDNTGIGGSSLGALISIYSGFLYPEVYSKLLIFSPSLWVEPNNNFPMMNFRIPFKTKIYLYGGGQEGSKMVKRIHVFEEYLKRWEKKNLFDFEFKTSINPEGTHSEFYWSQEFPRAIEWLYYNNTENPVEVKPQQKSIKN; this comes from the coding sequence ATGAGGTTTGAACTTTATAGTGAAGAAAGTGATGATAGGCCAATATTTATCACTGGAAATTTTAACAATTGGGATCCAAAAGATTCCATTTATCAGCTTACAAAATTAGATCCTCAACACTATTTCATAGAAATTGAGGATGCAGTTTTGCCCGACATTACTGAATATAAATTCACAAAAGGCGGTTGGGAAAATGTGGAGCTCGACAAGTACGGAAACATTACTCCAAACAGAAAGGTTTCAAAATCTGTAAAAAAAGTTTTTGATATTATTGAAAAGTGGAGACTCAATTGGGGCCCTTTTAAAAAAGAATATTTTCCTATTGCAGAAATTATTTCTGAGGAATTTTACATTCCCCAGCTTGAGCGCTACCGAAAAGTCTGGGCACTTCTCCCCTATGACTATTATGTTTCTAACAAAAGTTATCCTGTTTTGTATCTTCAGGATGCTCAAAATCTTTTTAATGAAGGCAGTGGTTACGGGAACTGGGAAATTGACAAAAAATTATCAATTCTTGCAGAATACGGACGTGGGGATGTTATTGTAATTGCCATAGAACATGGAAGCGAAGAAAGAATTAAGGAATATATTTTCGATAACGATAATATCGCCAACGGTTCGGAAGGTAAAAAGTACATCCGCTTCATTACCGACACTCTTAAACCTTTTGTAGACGAGCATTATCGCACAAAAAGAGACCGGGACAACACAGGAATCGGAGGAAGTTCTCTAGGCGCTTTAATAAGCATTTATAGTGGTTTTCTTTATCCCGAAGTTTATTCAAAATTGCTGATTTTTTCTCCTTCACTTTGGGTTGAGCCTAATAATAATTTTCCGATGATGAATTTCAGGATTCCTTTTAAAACAAAAATTTATTTGTACGGAGGCGGTCAGGAAGGCTCAAAAATGGTGAAGAGAATTCATGTTTTTGAAGAATATTTAAAACGTTGGGAGAAGAAAAATTTATTTGATTTTGAATTCAAAACAAGCATCAATCCGGAAGGAACGCACAGCGAATTCTACTGGTCGCAGGAATTTCCAAGAGCAATCGAATGGCTTTATTACAACAACACAGAAAACCCGGTAGAAGTAAAACCACAGCAAAAAAGCATTAAAAATTAA